One Gossypium hirsutum isolate 1008001.06 chromosome A11, Gossypium_hirsutum_v2.1, whole genome shotgun sequence genomic window carries:
- the LOC107911013 gene encoding rust resistance kinase Lr10, which produces MEAFIKNFGSFAPKRYSYKEIQKMTNKFHDNLGQGGYGKVYRGKMSDSRFVAVKVLNESKGNGEDFMNEVASISRTSHINIVTLLGFCFERSKRALIFEFMLHGSLDKFIYSQGSNNQSRQLEWKTLYDIALGIARGLEYLHQGCNTRILHFDIKPHNILLDKNFCPKISDFGISKFCERKESIISMACARGTVGYIAPEVFCRNFGRVSYKSDVYSYGMMVLEMVGGRKNIDVGVSQTSEVYLPSWIYEHIDQSMNLNLKIVIAEEEEEITRKLIIVSLWCIQCDPCDRPSMTKVLEMLQGSLQSLVIPPKPFVSSLLRSPKIQE; this is translated from the coding sequence ATGGAGgcatttataaaaaattttggttCATTTGCACCAAAGCGATATTCTTATAAAGAAATCCAGAAAATGACAAATAAATTTCATGATAATTTAGGTCAAGGAGGATATGGCAAAGTATACAGAGGAAAAATGTCTGACAGTCGTTTTGTGGCGGTTAAAGTCCTAAATGAATCTAAGGGAAATGGAGAAGATTTCATGAACGAGGTAGCTAGTATTAGTAGAACTTCTCACATTAATATAGTGACATTACTTGGTTTTTGTTTCGAGAGATCGAAGAGAGCTTTGATTTTTGAATTCATGCTTCATGGATCTTTGGACAAGTTTATTTATAGTCAAGGATCAAATAACCAAAGTCGTCAATTGGAGTGGAAAACTTTGTACGACATTGCACTCGGCATTGCCAGAGGACTCGAATATTTGCATCAAGGTTGCAACACAAGGATCTTGCACTTCGACATAAAACCTCACAATATCCTTTTAGACAAGAACTTTTGTCCCAAAATATCTGATTTTGGTATATCTAAATTTTGTGAAAGAAAGGAGAGTATAATTTCCATGGCTTGTGCAAGGGGAACAGTCGGATATATTGCTCCAGAAGTGTTTTGTCGAAACTTCGGCAGAGTTTCTTATAAATCTGATGTCTATAGCTATGGAATGATGGTCCTTGAAATGGTGGGAGGAAGAAAAAATATTGATGTTGGAGTGTCTCAAACCAGTGAAGTGTATTTGCCATCATGGATTTATGAGCATATTGATCAATCTATGAACTTGAATCTCAAAATAGTAATAgctgaagaggaagaagaaataaCAAGGAAGTTGATTATAGTGAGCCTTTGGTGCATTCAGTGTGACCCATGTGATCGGCCTTCAATGACTAAGGTGCTAGAAATGTTGCAAGGAAGCCTTCAATCATTGGTAATTCCACCTAAACCTTTTGTATCTTCTCTTTTACGATCCCCTAAAATCCAGGAATAA